Proteins from a single region of Pyrus communis chromosome 6, drPyrComm1.1, whole genome shotgun sequence:
- the LOC137737640 gene encoding putative pentatricopeptide repeat-containing protein At5g13230, mitochondrial: MLRLLSQRTLHSGNLASHSKTTALTTFSRCGFAAQAAQLPPPNFTTHPELPSSEFDSHAYGVLLQHCIRNGDARSAMGLHCEILKKGGCLDLFADNILLNMYVKAGMLVDAANLFDEMSKRNVISFVTLIQGFSDYGCFVDAVELFSGLHREGHELNQFVFTTILKLLVRTGWAELVWTVHACIHKLAHGSSAFVGTALIDAYSVCGYVNVARDVFDEVVCKDMVAWTGMIACYAENGCSEEALELFSRMRVIGFRPNNYTFTGALKACVGLEALNGGKSVHGCVIKSCYEGDLYVGTALLDLYTKFGDIEEARQVFQEMPKNDVVPWSLMVSRYAQSDRCEEALDLFCRMRQAFVVPNQFTYASTLQACATMEHLDFGMQIHCHVTKVGIDSDVYVSNALMGVYAKCGKIDDSMDLFVESPNRNDVSWNTMIVGYTQLGDGEKALMLFSGMIKCQVEATEVTYSSALRASSGLAALESGVQIHSVTVKTVYDKDTVVGNSLIDMYAKCGNIKDARLVFDKLKQRDEVSWNTMISGYSMHGLALEALKVFEMMQETNCKPNKLTFVGVLSACSNAGLLDQGQAYFDSMVQDYDVEPCIEHYTCMVWLLGRSGHLDKAVKLINEIPFEPSIMVWRALLGACVIHNDVELGRMAAKHVLEMDPQDEATHVLLSNIYATAKRWDNVAYVRKNMKRKGVKKEPGLSWIENQGTVHYFTVGDTSHPDMKLINGMLEWLKLRTLKAGHVPNCNAILLDVAEDEKERLLWVHSERLALAFGLIRAPSGSPIRIIKNLRICMDCHATVKLISKIVQRDIIVRDLNRFHHFQDGVCSCGDYW; this comes from the coding sequence ATGCTTAGATTGCTTTCCCAGAGAACGTTGCACTCTGGAAATCTCGCTTCTCACTCCAAAACCACCGCCCTGACAACCTTTTCACGATGTGGGTTCGCCGCCCAAGCCGCCCAACTGCCCCCACCAAACTTCACCACCCACCCAGAGCTTCCCAGCTCAGAGTTCGACTCTCACGCATACGGCGTATTGCTCCAGCACTGCATCCGAAACGGCGACGCCAGGTCCGCAATGGGTCTTCATTGCGAGATTCTGAAGAAAGGCGGCTGCTTGGACTTGTTTGCTGACAACATTCTTCTCAATATGTATGTGAAGGCGGGTATGCTAGTTGATGCCGCTAACCTGTTTGATGAAATGTCCAAGAGAAATGTTATTTCGTTCGTTACGTTGATCCAGGGGTTTTCGGATTACGGGTGTTTTGTTGATGCTGTAGAGTTGTTTAGTGGGCTGCATAGAGAAGGCCATGAGCTTAACCAATTTGTTTTTACTACGATTTTGAAGTTGCTTGTGAGGACGGGGTGGGCTGAGCTGGTTTGGACTGTTCATGCTTGTATTCATAAGCTGGCGCATGGGTCTAGTGCCTTCGTTGGGACTGCTCTCATTGATGCCTACTCTGTTTGCGGGTACGTTAATGTTGCTAGGGATGTTTTTGATGAGGTTGTTTGTAAAGATATGGTAGCTTGGACTGGGATGATAGCATGTTATGCTGAGAATGGTTGTTCTGAAGAAGCACTCGAACTCTTCTCTCGAATGAGGGTGATTGGGTTCAGGCCTAATAATTATACTTTTACGGGTGCGCTTAAGGCTTGTGTGGGATTAGAGGCCTTAAATGGAGGGAAGAGTGTCCATGGGTGTGTGATAAAATCATGTTATGAAGGGGATCTGTATGTGGGTACGGCATTACTTGATTTGTACACCAAGTTTGGAGATATTGAGGAGGCTCGGCAAGTATTTCAAGAGATGCCCAAAAATGATGTGGTTCCTTGGAGCCTTATGGTTTCACGGTATGCTCAGAGTGACCGGTGTGAAGAGGCTCTGGACTTGTTTTGTCGGATGAGGCAAGCATTTGTTGTTCCAAACCAGTTTACATATGCTAGCACGCTGCAAGCTTGTGCAACTATGGAGCATTTAGATTTCGGTATGCAAATCCATTGCCATGTAACCAAGGTTGGTATTGATTCAGATGTCTATGTTTCAAATGCCCTCATGGGTGTCTATGCTAAATGTGGAAAGATAGATGACTCTATGGACTTATTTGTGGAATCACCAAATAGAAATGATGTATCTTGGAACACAATGATTGTTGGGTACACCCAGTTAGGTGATGGAGAGAAGGCATTGATGTTGTTTTCAGGTATGATTAAATGCCAAGTCGAGGCAACAGAAGTGACGTACTCTAGTGCTCTCCGTGCTTCTTCTGGCCTAGCAGCGTTGGAATCAGGAGTTCAGATACATTCTGTAACAGTCAAAACCGTATATGACAAGGATACTGTAGTGGGTAATTCTTTAATAGACATGTATGCCAAATGTGGGAACATTAAAGATGCTCGCCTGGTGTTTGATAAGTTGAAGCAACGAGATGAGGTCTCATGGAATACCATGATCTCAGGGTATTCTATGCATGGCCTTGCCCTTGAGGCTCTAAAAGTCTTTGAAATGATGCAGGAAACAAATTGCAAACCAAACAAGTTAACTTTTGTTGGTGTCCTGTCAGCTTGCAGCAATGCAGGACTTCTAGATCAAGGACAAGCTTATTTTGATTCTATGGTACAAGACTATGATGTTGAACCATGCATAGAGCACTACACTTGTATGGTCTGGCTTTTAGGGCGATCAGGCCATCTTGATAAGGCTGTGAAGTTGATTAATGAAATCCCATTTGAACCTAGTATTATGGTGTGGCGTGCTTTGCTCGGAGCTTGTGTTATCCATAATGATGTCGAACTTGGAAGGATGGCTGCCAAGCATGTTCTTGAAATGGATCCTCAGGATGAGGCGACCCATGTGTTATTGTCAAACATATATGCCACCGCAAAGAGATGGGATAATGTAGCTTATGttagaaaaaatatgaaaaggaaAGGAGTAAAGAAGGAACCTGGCTTAAGTTGGATTGAGAACCAGGGCACAGTTCATTATTTCACTGTGGGCGATACTTCACATCCTGATATGAAACTGATCAACGGCATGCTGGAATGGTTGAAATTGAGAACCTTGAAGGCAGGACATGTTCCCAATTGTAATGCCATTTTGCTTGATGTGGCAGAGGATGAAAAGGAGCGTCTCTTGTGGGTACACAGTGAAAGATTAGCTCTAGCATTTGGGCTGATTAGAGCACCATCTGGGAGCCCCATTCGTATCATTAAAAATCTTCGGATATGTATGGATTGCCATGCCACAGTGAAGTTAATATCAAAGATTGTGCAGCGAGATATTATTGTTAGAGATCTCAATCGATTCCATCACTTTCAGGATGGAGTTTGCTCTTGTGGTGATTACTGGTGA